One genomic segment of Fischerella sp. PCC 9605 includes these proteins:
- a CDS encoding DUF2254 domain-containing protein: MNNIKLSKLWDSLHSSYWFVPTIMAAIAIALALAMLTLDRAGYYGPFEEWGWIYTGGPDGARGLLSAVAGSLISVTATAFSITIVALQLASSNFGPRLLRNFMQDTGNQVVLGTFIATFIYSLLVLRTVRGEDGQDEFVPQISVTIGILLALISIAVLIYFIDHASTIIQASHVISEVSTDLDRTIERLFPERIGRSLPERKRQVAEIPLNFDSEAHPITATGKGYVQAIDDEKLIKFASKHNLLVRVKSRPGKFVFPGSVLAMVWPEESANQQTRRVETRHGASLHKEINDAFILGRERTEQQDVEFPINQLVEIALRAISPGINDPFTAIRCIDQLSAGLSRLAQRDFPSPYRYDDNNKLRIIAEPVMYADLVDAAFNQIRQYSTKDVAVTIRLLEAIAQIAPYASSSKDRAALRRHAEMILRGSQAALSEEQDRNDVQERYHRVIKALGQD; the protein is encoded by the coding sequence ATGAATAACATCAAGCTGAGCAAGCTTTGGGACTCGCTCCATTCTAGCTACTGGTTCGTCCCAACAATTATGGCAGCGATCGCCATCGCCTTGGCGTTGGCAATGTTGACTCTTGATCGAGCTGGCTATTACGGGCCATTTGAAGAGTGGGGCTGGATTTACACTGGTGGGCCGGATGGTGCGCGTGGTCTGCTCTCAGCCGTTGCTGGTTCGCTTATCAGCGTTACTGCTACAGCTTTTTCAATTACAATCGTTGCCCTCCAACTCGCTTCTTCCAATTTCGGCCCTCGCCTGCTCCGTAATTTTATGCAGGACACGGGTAATCAGGTAGTTTTAGGTACATTTATAGCTACTTTTATTTATTCCTTGCTGGTACTGCGGACAGTTCGGGGAGAAGATGGACAAGACGAATTTGTACCGCAGATATCGGTGACAATCGGCATTTTGTTGGCGCTGATCAGCATCGCCGTACTAATTTACTTTATCGATCACGCTTCGACAATCATTCAGGCATCGCATGTTATTTCTGAAGTTAGTACCGATTTAGACCGTACGATTGAACGGCTATTTCCCGAAAGAATCGGGCGCAGTTTACCGGAACGCAAACGCCAGGTTGCGGAAATTCCTCTTAATTTTGACTCAGAAGCTCACCCTATCACAGCTACTGGTAAGGGGTATGTGCAAGCAATTGATGACGAAAAATTGATTAAGTTTGCTAGTAAACACAATCTGCTTGTGCGCGTCAAGTCTCGACCAGGCAAGTTTGTTTTTCCAGGCAGCGTTTTGGCTATGGTTTGGCCTGAGGAATCTGCGAATCAACAGACGCGCCGTGTAGAGACGCGCCATGGCGCGTCTCTACACAAAGAAATTAATGATGCCTTTATTCTTGGTAGAGAACGCACTGAACAGCAAGATGTAGAGTTTCCCATCAATCAATTAGTTGAGATCGCCCTCCGTGCCATTTCTCCTGGGATTAACGATCCATTCACCGCCATTAGGTGTATTGACCAGCTTAGTGCTGGACTTTCCCGCTTAGCCCAAAGGGATTTTCCCTCTCCCTATCGCTATGATGACAATAACAAGTTGCGTATAATTGCTGAGCCAGTGATGTATGCAGATTTAGTTGATGCTGCCTTTAACCAAATTCGCCAATACAGCACAAAAGATGTAGCAGTGACAATTCGCTTGCTGGAAGCGATCGCTCAAATAGCTCCTTACGCCAGCTCTTCTAAAGACAGGGCAGCCTTACGCCGCCATGCAGAAATGATATTGCGAGGTAGCCAAGCAGCGTTATCGGAAGAACAAGACCGCAACGATGTGCAAGAGCGGTATCACCGAGTCATTAAAGCTTTAGGTCAGGATTGA
- a CDS encoding sensor histidine kinase, giving the protein MGWLPKIKWNSIHTKLLATYLLLTTLGTSLMAGYILWSFYAYFMKARQAEMHNWSTAIAESVADSLEENKRERVELLMQRYGAAETITIRVFNSKGQLIATSNPQQDRQVKNWLAVPGVSAALEKREVQGLAKGVLSNDDRLFIAQPIVRNGQLLGALRMSITLQQFQRQFAIVIWTVLGTLVFTILLCTLISEWLARSLSRPIQTMKNFAIRLGSGHFGDKLHIRQSNELDQLALELNRMSERLASLDQERRAFLANVSHELRTPISNVLVTVEALRGGAASDPAVRDRFFQNVEDETKRLSRLIGDLLDLGRLEAGVTHLEKQNIPLASLISRAVRAVETRMQNSQISAHVNVADLQVQGDSERLLQAFLNLLDNAIKHSTPNSRIFITGYKQDKQAVVTIRDQGQGIKDSDLPRIFEQFYTGDRSRKGRGVGLGLAIAKRIIEAHGGSITANSKFGEGATFTIYLPLQ; this is encoded by the coding sequence ATGGGTTGGTTACCAAAAATTAAGTGGAATTCCATTCACACCAAGCTCTTAGCTACTTACCTGCTGCTGACAACCTTGGGAACCTCGCTCATGGCAGGATACATCCTTTGGTCATTCTATGCTTATTTCATGAAAGCGAGGCAGGCAGAAATGCACAATTGGAGTACTGCGATCGCTGAGAGTGTCGCTGATTCGTTGGAGGAAAATAAGCGCGAACGAGTAGAGCTACTCATGCAGCGCTACGGTGCAGCTGAGACCATTACAATACGTGTTTTTAATAGCAAAGGTCAACTTATCGCTACATCTAACCCTCAGCAAGACCGACAAGTGAAGAACTGGCTAGCAGTACCTGGAGTAAGTGCAGCCCTAGAAAAACGAGAAGTGCAAGGTTTGGCAAAGGGAGTTTTGTCTAACGATGACAGGCTGTTTATTGCTCAGCCGATCGTGCGTAACGGTCAGTTACTGGGTGCATTGCGAATGTCTATCACCCTGCAACAATTTCAACGCCAGTTCGCCATAGTCATTTGGACAGTGCTGGGAACGTTGGTCTTTACAATTTTACTGTGTACTTTGATTAGCGAGTGGCTGGCACGCAGCCTCTCCCGTCCAATTCAGACTATGAAAAACTTTGCGATTCGCCTAGGTAGCGGTCATTTTGGCGATAAGCTGCACATTCGCCAAAGCAACGAGTTGGATCAGTTAGCACTAGAACTTAATCGTATGAGTGAACGCTTGGCTTCACTCGACCAAGAACGACGGGCATTTCTAGCAAACGTCTCTCACGAACTCCGCACTCCCATCAGTAATGTCTTGGTGACGGTTGAAGCCCTCCGTGGTGGAGCTGCTTCCGATCCGGCGGTGCGCGATCGCTTTTTCCAAAATGTAGAAGACGAAACCAAACGACTCTCACGGCTAATTGGCGATCTGCTGGATTTGGGACGTTTGGAAGCTGGGGTGACACACCTAGAGAAACAAAATATCCCGCTTGCTAGTTTAATTAGCCGTGCAGTCAGGGCAGTGGAAACGCGGATGCAAAATTCGCAAATTTCCGCCCATGTAAACGTAGCTGACTTGCAAGTACAGGGTGATTCAGAACGGCTGTTGCAAGCATTTCTCAACTTGTTGGATAACGCCATTAAGCATTCAACCCCCAATTCCCGAATATTCATCACTGGGTACAAGCAAGATAAACAAGCAGTTGTGACAATCCGCGATCAAGGCCAAGGAATAAAAGACAGCGATCTTCCCCGGATTTTTGAGCAATTCTACACAGGCGATCGCTCTCGTAAAGGCCGGGGAGTGGGGTTAGGCTTGGCGATCGCCAAACGCATTATCGAAGCCCACGGAGGTAGCATTACTGCTAATAGCAAGTTCGGTGAGGGAGCCACATTCACTATTTATTTACCCTTACAGTAG